DNA sequence from the Euwallacea fornicatus isolate EFF26 chromosome 2, ASM4011564v1, whole genome shotgun sequence genome:
CAAAATAGTTAGCTAAATTGAGGTGTCTCAATTTAGTGAGGTAGTTTAGTTCTTGTTCGATGCTCGCGACGTTTCGGAGTAGCTGATTTGAGTCCGAGTTTTTGGCCTCAAGGCTCCATTCAGAGACCTCAACTAACTCACCTGAATCCTTGTCTATTCCTGTGAAGGTTATATTGAAGGGCTCTGAATGgcctaaaattaataacttgaTAACATAGAAGCTATTCAAACTTGTGCAAATTTACGTAGGCATCTCCCCGTTTGCACAGTTCTGCCGccaaaattaagcaaaaaagtGCCTTTGTGGTTACAATGGATTTCGTCATTGTTTTCTGTTCCGCTATTGTGATGCTTTCTTTGTTTTATGATAAAAGTCCGTTAAAAAAGACGAAATAATGAATCTCAATAAAACTCACCTGTGAATAAACGAAGTCCTTCTATGCATCACCTCCTCCTCTGCCTCAGTTTCAGACACGCTCTTCTGCCTCTCTTTTCTCTGCCTCATTTCAGCTTTCAGTAACTCCTCTCTCTGTTGCACCTCCCTCATCATGGTCTCACGCTAACACTCCAGACTTATAGAACTGCAAAATCTTAAGACTCCAACAATGTTACCTGTCGGTCCTCTTCCAACTTCCTCTGCTGCTCTTCCTCCCTCTTCTTTTCTTCCTCCTGCAGCACCATTTGATGATAAAAGCTCTTCATTGCAGGCTTATTGTGTTGATGTAAAAATTCTTCCACATGTTGGCAAAGCTGGAATATCATAACTTCGCCTTTGTACTCCCGGGCTTTGAGGTCCAAGTGCTTCTTCAGTTCGTCGAGATAGGTTTGGGACAGGCCCTTGGCCTTTTCGAGGTAAAGTGATGGAACACTGAGAGAAAAATGAATGTTCGAGtacgataaaataatttaaaatatcagttTCGAGTTTAAGTAAACTTTATCTCAGAAGAAAAACATTGCACGTCactgaaacttttaattagtcgagtttaaatgtttttatgagAGGAAGAAAATCAAAccataattaaattgaaagcaTTGAGGAACTGGGAGGGCTCTCAGGAATCACATggatttcagaaaatttacaaaatgagcgattttattattttttattcctgAAATGTAACCTTGGAGCTGAAATTTTGCAACTTTGTTTATCTAAGTCATCTTTTCCTATGAAGGAAAgtgtcatttttaaatatttattggccTGAAACCAGGGGcgtactttttaaatttctaattaacattaaaaaaaaatctagaaattccaaaaacaATACACCCCTggtgttttcattttttttaattctctccTTTCCTGCTAAGTTCGAATTTACACATATACCAAtgacttcaaaaaaataaatctaacagGTTTACGTCAGGACTTCGTGACGGCCAAACATGTCTACTACTCCCACCAATCCATCGATATGGAAAATTCAATATCATATCTAATGTAATAATTGAAAGGCATGACGGAAAACGgcaaaaattcagaaattaaaatattcaaaacggGTAACATCAATCAATCTTTCGTCCAAAAAATCATGCTAAATACTTGAACAAAATGGAGTAGCCGAACGTTTAAATCATCcaattatcgaaaaaataaaatattcagttcTTGAAAAGgatttgaagaaattattcTATATTATTATAGGCTAAAGCCGGAAACACAACTGTCTACCTGCGTAATAGATCCTTGGCGTCAAGGTTATCAGCAAGGCTCTACAAAGAATGGACAAAGGAACACCAGATGTTTCTCATCTATGGGCTTTTTGATGTAGTGTAATGGTTCACATGGTCAAGTAAACCCACATGAAGACAAGAAAGCAGAAATGTACATTTTATTGGAGTCAAGAGACAACAGACAAGAAAAACCATGGTTTTTACGatgccattaaagaaaatatttttattagcacAGATGCGACTGTAATAAACGAAAAGAATTACCGCAATTTATAGGAATAACATGCAGAGAGAGTTAGATAATTCAATTAACATCCAAACTTATACTGGACACGTAATGTATTAAGATCAGTATTGAACTCTCAGAAACAGTCAAAAACAAGTGTAAAGAATCTTGTTCTGTATTCTGCACATATTTCTATCTATTTTTGACGATTGGGAGTGAGCGTTTCTCTTTATTTGAACAGGCCTATTGGGCAATAAATTGTACAAATAATTACCATTTATGTGTTAAAATCtcctttttcatattttgagaacactctgtatattacaatttatttatttttgggaGAATATCAGGAGAATGAATGATTGTTATTAGTACTTGTGGCAAATTAAGACACCATAAATAGATAATGCACCAGTACAAAGAATatcagaaaaagaaaaacatccaATAATATCTCTCTCACTAATAATGTGTCTTTCCAAATACCCTATATCTTATAAAATTCTAATCCTTACTCATTGGGGTACTTCTCGGAACAGACAACATGCAAATCCACCTTTGCATTAACCTCCCCATTACCAGAGCTGCCTCTTTGTGGGGTAAGAGATATGCTCAAGTTCAAAGGGCTCCACCTGTTCCACGCCCGCTTTACCCTCAAGTCCCGCAAATCTTCTCCGTAAATGCCCTAGAAAAGGCAAGTGGGGGGAGTTAAGGGGATAGATTCTTGAATTAGGAAGTAAGTATACCTGCAAGGCTTCAAATTCGTTGCCTTGACGCAACTCCAAACTGTCTTCATGAGACATATTGGGATGGTAATGTTACATTTAGAAGAATAAGccgaaaattttagaaaataggAAAAGGTTTTCCTAGTGGTTGACGTTTTAGTTGTTTTTGCCTAACCTAAGATTAGAAATGTTTATGTGTGGCTGATAAGACCGAGAAATGGCcgaaatttgttaatcttGTTATTTTGTTATGGCGTTTCAGAACCTATAAAACAAAGATGAAGAGCTACGGGTAGCCATTTTTAgtcttgttttaatttttttgataattattaaataaatgtacACGGCATAcacattaagtttttttaacgaattccgcttacataaaattattgaatatgaTATTGTAAAGCAAAAAAAGATTGAAACACGCTTAGAAACAGTtaaacgataaatttttatatatacttCTTTTTTGTCTTCATTATCTACCTTGGTTTGTCACTCAAATATTACTAGAAAAACTagagatttttcatttattactaGATTGCAGGCGAACAAATGGCACTCATGACAGGCCGGACATCAAAAGAAAACTTGGCTGGTTGTTGCTATTTGTCATCAACTTATCAAATTTCTCCGGAAGAAAAGCCCTCGAAAAACACTTTCTAATGCTAATAAACTGTAATTAATGTGTACAGAAGGTGGAATTTAGTGTTAGCCCCATTGTAATAGACCCTTGAACGAGCATCGGCCCCAACATGTCGGACGAATCTTTCCCCAAAACTTTGTATGTGGGCAATCTGGACATGTCGGTGCAAGAAGACCTGTTGTGCACTTTGTTCTCACAAATCGGCCCCGTGAAGGGGTGCAAGATTATTAGGGAGCCCGGCAACGACCCGTATGCCTTCGTCGAATTCACCAACCACCAATCGGCCTCCACCGCGTTAATTGCCATGAACAAACGCGTATTTTTAGACAAGGAAATGAAAGTGAATTGGGCCACCAGCCCTGGAAATCAGCCCAAAACAGATACCTCCAACCACCATCACATATTTGTAGGCGACCTATCTCCTGAAATCGAGACTGAAACCCTGAGAGAGGCCTTTGCTCCGTTTGGTGAGATCTCAAATTGCAGAATTGTTAGAGATCCGCAGACCCTAAAATCGAAAGGATATGCATTCGTgtcttttgttaaaaaagctgAAGCAGAGAATGCCATTCAAGCAATGAATGGGCAGTGGCTAGGCTCACGCTCAATCCGCACAAATTGGTCTACAAGGAAGCCTCCGCCACCCCGTACTGAAAAACCCACTCAAAGCAAGAAACAGATCACATTCGAGGAGGTATATAACCAAACTTCACCTACCAACACTACAGTTTACTGTGGGGGCTTTGCAAGTGGCCTGTCTGAAGACTTAGTAACAAAAACTTTCACCCGTTTTGGGGCTATACAGGACATAAGAGTGTTCAAAGACAAGGGGTATGCCTTCATTAAATTTGTGACTAAAGAGAGTGCAACTCATGCCATTGAGAGTGTCCATAATACTGAAATAAATGGGCAGACAGTGAAATGTTTCTGGGGTAAAGAGAATGGAGGCCTGGGGCCTGATGTTAACGCCATGAATGCAACTGGGGCAGCAGTTTCTCAAGCTCCAACTTATTCATATGGTTATGGTACTCAGTACTGGTACCCTCAATCTGGAGGGTATGGTGGTACTGCCCAGTATATGCAGTATCCATATCAGCAGCAGTATCAGTACCCAGGAGGGCAGCAATACTGCGTGGTGCCCCCTCAAGGGCAATGGCCAGCACAGGCAGGACAGCAGCCCAACATGGGGGTGATGTATAAGTACCCGACGCAGTGAAGTGTTGTTTGACTTGTGGTGCGGACTATTTCGAAGTGAAGTAGCAGTGTATTATTCTTACAATTATTATAGACTTTGGAATTCACTTGTACTGCTGCTACATGTCCTAGTATGTAATTAGGTACCAAACTAGGACGTTTTGTTCGAAGACTGTTGTTTGACTGTTAGGAGGCATGTATAGCACCCAATTGAGCTTGAGTGAATTGCTGTCAATTCCAGGCCTTTCTCTCATGCTCTGTGTGTGATATGACACGTTTTTCGGAATACCTAGTTATTTTCTGTATTATGTATTACACCTCTTATATCCACTTAACAATTGCctatattttttggatttaaaattgcgcacttttcaagttttctgACTGAAAACTGcgcataaatttttttttttttttgagaacgAATGAGAATCATACAATAATAGGATCGCCTGTAAATTCTGCTTTCATAGTGGCAGTTTATTAGCTGTAATCCTTTGCTAAATGTTTCCCTATCAAAAGGAAATAAGGTACGATTGTAGcagattttgacaaaaaaatgcagaattttataatgaaatgtatattattgctagttgttaataaaaactaaGGTCTGGGAGTTCACATTTTATTCCCTATCAAAATTCGGTAATTACCGCTCCCACGCCACTACATTTTATAAAAGTGATTTTGCTGATCAGAGCTTGGTACGGCACTGCACAGTATAtatgtaaatttgaatttttttcttacaataattttaaaaaatttatacctaAGTTAGAATTTGGCACACCTCATAATCGCAAGGGAGCAATGGTGCTCgttatatatttataacaaaaacaatgaaaactAGCGGTGCACAAAGATTTTGGTAAGCGAAGACGAtcaattttcagatttaagAGTCTGCACAATGCCAATGGctcaatttaaacaaaaaaattatatttgaagGGCTTTGCATGCCACTGTATTATGAGGAAAATGATAGTGATATTTTggttgacaaaaaaatatgcaaatactGAATAGAATCCAGTAAACAGTGGAGTGCTAAAGTTGAATCttacaaaataaaactgaGATGATAGaaaaggtttaaaaaattatttgtaaatttgagCGCCCATACCACAGTATTAAAGTTATCATcggataaaatatttaaaaaattactgctAAAAACTGGTATAGAATGCCTGGTtatcaatatgaaaaattgaacttgATATGGAACATAAGAAAACATTAGCCGTAATGAAGCCagtgtaaaaatatttctcgatTGAATGCATCACATAACAGTGGCGTGCACAAAGGTTTTTACATGTCACCGTTTCATATTAAGTTATATTTGATCCCAACGCAATTACAGTTAAAGTGTTAGAATAAGTCACAGAAACTATGGCGTCCTATAAGGCCAGGTTTCATCTCACCTGAAGGTTTTCTGAGCAGAATTTCCAGCAGATTCGATTATACAATTTTCACAGAAGTCCtgattaaaatgtaaaaatgttcatttaaatttagcaATAAACAATGACATAGTAAGGGATAAAACCAGGTATAAGGGAGCTAACTTTGCTGACCTATGATTGAAAgctttgtttttttgaaatgaaataagaGGCTCGCGCGTCGTTATAAGGCAAAAGAAAATCTGCTTGAATATCCAAGTTAAAAGAGTACAATGGtgtactaataaaaattttaaagcaaacaTTTTCGACAAACTTGAATGTATATGTAGACTTTATCACAACTGGGTcaggagaaataaaaaattcaccgTAATTTGGTAGCAAAGTGGGGCGTAGTAGGGCCAATTTCAATGGAATTGCCAACTAAAATTATGAGGAAATAGTCAGggcctatatatatatatatatatatatataggtaCAAAGAGAACTCTCCCCTTTTAATAGAGAAACTGCTCCACATTTCTCCCTTATAGGgcattaaaattgtaataattaaaatctggGAGACCTTGCTCCTATTTCCGAGTATGGGTAGTCACAGAGcaataaaatcacaatttgGAACGCATCTACAATATGATAGTTTTATCACTTTAATCTATTATTTAAAGGAGAATCAATATAACTACAACTGCGTTCGTCTTCAATTGAATGAAACGCTCAATCAAcattaaacaacatttttaattcaattaaaaggTCCTATACAAAGCATGAAttacaaggaaaaaatatttcgtttggACCCAATGGCGTTCCTAGCGCAAAGCTTAACAATGGGTACTTTTAGTTTGCTTCAACAATAACATTTAAGGCACTGTGAATCGCTTTTCAGTATGATGATAGAGGTGTATGTAACTTATTAAAGTACTGTAAAACTATTACCATGGGTGCTTTGTTCGTTAATAAAGAACAACAAAGTTCTAATCCTGATAAACCTTAATTGTATCATAGTCAATGGGCGTGAGATCTCGCGGTTTCCGTGAGTACTTCAGCCCTATATTATCCGCCACTATCTCAATTACTTTCAAAGCATAATCCAGCTGCTCTTTGGTGTGTCCAGCAGACAGACAAATCCTGATGCGACCCTCATAGAGAGGGGTGGCAGGGTAACCTACTCCCACAGTGGCGATTTTCTCCTTAATCAAGCTGCGCACCGTTCCTGCTATTTTGGAGTACAAGTAGACCAAAATGGGAACTACTGGGGAATCCTCGTTACCATGGATGATAACCCCGATTTGGTTCAGCCGCATACGGAAGTATCTCGTGTTGCGAGCAAGTGTTTCGATTCTTCGTTGTCCTTCGTTAGAGCCGTCTTTGTTCATGAGGATGTGTAAAACTGCTATGATTTGGGCTGCTAGAGGGGGCGACATAGCCCAGGCATCACTTGAGGTCAGACTGTGTTGGCGCAGGTGTGTTATCAGCTCACGATTACCTGCAATGTAGCCTCCTGCACTTCCAAAGCTCTTTGTGAAGGTCCCCATGAGAACGTCCACATCTTTGGGGTCACACTCGAAATAATCAACTACCCCCCTTCCTTGTTTACCCATGGCCCCAATACTGTGAGCCTCATCTAAGTATAAATAGGCTTTGTACTTCTTTTTCAAAGCTATCACTTCAGGAAGTTTTACTATAGTTCCCTCCATGCTGTAAACTCCCTCAACAACAATCATAATCTTCTTCCAAGGTTTGAAACTCTTGGAGGGCTGCCCAAAGTAAATTGCTTCTTTAAGCTTCTGTTCCAGCTGCTCCATGTCATTGTGCTTAAACACCCATACTGTGGCCCCATTCACTTTGATGCCCCAAATTAAACTAGCATGGTTCTTCTCATCACTAATCACAAGACAACCTGATTCAATAAGGCTTGGAATATATAAGGCATTAGTGGCATACCCCATACCACAAGTAATCGCATCTTCAACACCCAGATACTCAGCAAGTATCTGCTCTAAGTTGTTGTG
Encoded proteins:
- the Rox8 gene encoding nucleolysin TIAR, translating into MSDESFPKTLYVGNLDMSVQEDLLCTLFSQIGPVKGCKIIREPGNDPYAFVEFTNHQSASTALIAMNKRVFLDKEMKVNWATSPGNQPKTDTSNHHHIFVGDLSPEIETETLREAFAPFGEISNCRIVRDPQTLKSKGYAFVSFVKKAEAENAIQAMNGQWLGSRSIRTNWSTRKPPPPRTEKPTQSKKQITFEEVYNQTSPTNTTVYCGGFASGLSEDLVTKTFTRFGAIQDIRVFKDKGYAFIKFVTKESATHAIESVHNTEINGQTVKCFWGKENGGLGPDVNAMNATGAAVSQAPTYSYGYGTQYWYPQSGGYGGTAQYMQYPYQQQYQYPGGQQYCVVPPQGQWPAQAGQQPNMGVMYKYPTQ
- the lace gene encoding serine palmitoyltransferase 2; translation: MTLQVDEFPKNNDYYQNVQVNGTLKENWCPIENEKECNKEPLKPKTKVLRESFEPPPFLTAILTQISFSLIMLLSFVSQFCSRIFYPPQAIEETGRSGYPVLFNRFSMFYSRYVYRRVRDCWNYPICSVPGSEVVLKDRVTNDCGWTFEFTGTQTKCLNLASYNYLGFAEASGPCAEAAIATIYQYGISSGSSRMCYGTMPVHNNLEQILAEYLGVEDAITCGMGYATNALYIPSLIESGCLVISDEKNHASLIWGIKVNGATVWVFKHNDMEQLEQKLKEAIYFGQPSKSFKPWKKIMIVVEGVYSMEGTIVKLPEVIALKKKYKAYLYLDEAHSIGAMGKQGRGVVDYFECDPKDVDVLMGTFTKSFGSAGGYIAGNRELITHLRQHSLTSSDAWAMSPPLAAQIIAVLHILMNKDGSNEGQRRIETLARNTRYFRMRLNQIGVIIHGNEDSPVVPILVYLYSKIAGTVRSLIKEKIATVGVGYPATPLYEGRIRICLSAGHTKEQLDYALKVIEIVADNIGLKYSRKPRDLTPIDYDTIKVYQD